The region ACGTGCATGCGCTGGGCGGCAAGCGCATGCTGGAAGCGGCGTGCGAAGCACTGGCGAATGTCGAACATCGCCCGAAGCTGATCGCTGTCACCATTCTTACCAGCATGGCACAGGAAGATCTGCACGGCATCGGTATCAATGCCAGTGCGGCGCAGATGGTGCCGCTTCTGGCCGGCCTCGCGCGCGACAGCGGCCTGGATGGTGTAGTGTGTTCCGCGCTCGAAGCACCTATGCTGCGTCAGCAATATGGCAAGGATTTCTGCCTGGTTACCCCGGGTATCCGCCCGGCCAATGCGGCTGCCGACGACCAGTCGCGCATCATGACGCCGCGCGCGGCACTGGAAAGCGGGGCGAGCTATCTGGTCATCGGACGCCCGATTACACAGGCGCCGGATCCGCTATTGGCTTTACAGGAAATCATTCGAGAGATAGGAGAGTTGGCATGAAGCTGCCATCGTTCGATAAGGCGCGGATATTGGTGGTCGGCGATGTGATGCTGGACCGTTACTGGTTCGGCGACGTGACACGCATCTCGCCGGAAGCGCCGGTACCTGTATTGAAAGTGAGTCGTGTGGAAGAACGTCCCGGCGGCGCAGCCAATGTGGCCCGCAATATCGCATCGCTGGGGGCGCATTGCACTTTGCTGTCGGTGGTTGGCGCGGATGAGGCGGGGGATTGCCTGCAGCGATTGCTGACCGAGCAGGGCGGAGTCGAAGCAATGCTGCATCGGGATGCCAGCATCTCGACTATTGTCAAACTGCGTGCCATTGCGCGGCAGCAACAATTGCTGCGCATCGATTTCGAAACGCCGCCCAGCCACGAGGTGTTGAATGCCAAGCTGGCAGATTTCCACACCAAGCTGCCGCTGGCCGATGTGGTGATCCTCTCGGACTACGGCAAGGGCGGACTGGCGCATATCGCCGAAATGATCAAGTCGGCACGTGCGGCTGGCAAGCCGGTGCTGGTCGACCCCAAGGGCGATGACTATGCGCGCTATCAAGGCGCAACGTTGCTGACACCGAATCGCAGCGAGTTCCGGGAAGTGGCGGGAAACTGGAAGAGCGATGCAGAACTGAGCGCTAAAGCGCAAAAGCTGCGGACCGATTTGAAATTGGAAGCATTGCTGGTCACGCGCAGCGAAGAAGGCATGTCGCTGTTCCGCGAGCAGGATGTGTTGCACGAACCGACCCATGCGCGCGAAGTGTTTGATGTCAGCGGTGCGGGCGATACCGTCATCGCCACGCTGGCGGTGATGCTGGCGAGCGGCGCCGACATGCCGGATGCCGTGCGCATCGCGAACCGTGCGGCGGGCGTTGTGGTGGGCAAGCTGGGCACGGCCGTTGTGTCGCGCGAAGAGATACTTCAGGATATGAAGAACTAGGATTCAGGATACGGGATACAGGATACAGCAGAACTGCTTGTACCCTGCATCCTGTGTCCTGTATCCCGAAAACTGGGAGAAAAACATGTACTACGTAGTCACCGGCGCCGCTGGTTTTATCGGATCGAACCTGGTCAAGGCGCTGAACGAGCGCGGTGAGACCAACATCATCGCCGTCGATAACCTGG is a window of Sideroxydans sp. CL21 DNA encoding:
- the rfaE1 gene encoding D-glycero-beta-D-manno-heptose-7-phosphate kinase, whose protein sequence is MKLPSFDKARILVVGDVMLDRYWFGDVTRISPEAPVPVLKVSRVEERPGGAANVARNIASLGAHCTLLSVVGADEAGDCLQRLLTEQGGVEAMLHRDASISTIVKLRAIARQQQLLRIDFETPPSHEVLNAKLADFHTKLPLADVVILSDYGKGGLAHIAEMIKSARAAGKPVLVDPKGDDYARYQGATLLTPNRSEFREVAGNWKSDAELSAKAQKLRTDLKLEALLVTRSEEGMSLFREQDVLHEPTHAREVFDVSGAGDTVIATLAVMLASGADMPDAVRIANRAAGVVVGKLGTAVVSREEILQDMKN
- the pyrF gene encoding orotidine-5'-phosphate decarboxylase gives rise to the protein MSDAKIIVALDYSQAAPALALVKHLDPALCRLKVGKELFTAAGPQLVEKLQKRGFDVFLDLKFHDIPNTTAQACKAAAALGVWMVNVHALGGKRMLEAACEALANVEHRPKLIAVTILTSMAQEDLHGIGINASAAQMVPLLAGLARDSGLDGVVCSALEAPMLRQQYGKDFCLVTPGIRPANAAADDQSRIMTPRAALESGASYLVIGRPITQAPDPLLALQEIIREIGELA